Below is a genomic region from Amphiura filiformis chromosome 19, Afil_fr2py, whole genome shotgun sequence.
tctagacaggatgtctggaaaggtgacctttggcacagcgggggtcttcctgtgtatttcatttggaaacgcgggatgcatgtccaaattttctagcaaatttgtaattttttggcaactttgtagtattcttgtaagagtttccgtcgataacttttttttcgtcgaccaaaactttcaaaatttagttcttgaaaacatactaaaaaaaacCAGAAACTCCCAATTGTTGgtaattatttttagaatttgtgTCGCTTAAGTTTCAAGTTGCAATACGTGCATAATTTAAGTCAATAAGCcaacataccaaaatggcggccattttgaaattcactctttctgCCAATTAGGTTCGTATGTCTATCTCTATATAAATGTTAATGGAATATGGGTAAAATGGATATTGGCTATTTTAGAAAATCCAATGCTTTAATTAAGTTTCGCTTTACAATTACGTGCATGATTTAcattcataagccaaaataccaaaatggcggccattttgaaaatcattatGGCTGTCAAATTGATCCATCTAAATAACACAATATAAAGATTCATTACTACATCTAGTAATatgtacttctgaacaaggttCTCACCAGTGGACAATAACGAGTGAAAATGGATGAAATCAGTAGATCAATGggtattttttccaattttgcggccattttgattacgtcacagttggacccttcgcccaagttcaatttttctaaacttttgGTATGTTATTTGTTAGACCgtatactgcaagaaaataccaaaaatcatTCTGTTGCAATTTTTGGGGGGACATGTGGTAACTTTACTCTActaatagatggcgctataacgatataaagcaaaaataaagaaatgcaTAAGGGGCAAAAAAGTAAGAAAACATGACCTattttgtcaagcatgatacaagGAATATGAacaaatgtttgtttgttgttgtttttttttctattttttcctttttttccgggatgcctgaccagaatgcaattcacgggTACCAACGTATTAGCTTGTTAATtttgctaattattcacattacgCTGAAATTGATCCAGTTTTCTCACAAAGAtacataaaggggacgatatttgacattgtatgtaagtttgaagaggaTCCATATcttaaaccaatagggttaccccccccctTTAACTCTAAACATTATTTAAACTTAAACATTGTATTTCAGGAAGCGTttaataatagtgtttataaccgTTTCTTTGGTGTGTTTAAGTATAAACTTTAGAGTGTGGTCATTTGAAAAGGGAATGAAAGAGttaggttttattttgtatttgtaataatAGGTATAGAAGTAGGTTCCTGACAATACCAGTAATTCCTAGAAAATGTGGATAATAACTACTTGTTAATAAACACCTCCgtgtgtttaaaaagtgtaacaggaacctaaacatttttatttgcagtgggggtgtgtgtggggtgggttgaggtggggtggggggggggtgaagggTGAGACGGATGAGACCCATCCTAATTATCTATAGTTAATACATCGTAGCTGGAttgtaattattttatattttaataaagGCTCGGAGAGTCAGCCATGCAGTTAAGCGGCCCGATACTACTatacccccacccccccaccccaccccacccccaacaaATTCGACAAAAATAGTCGAATTGTTCAATGAAGTGACCCCTCATTATAATTAATAATACCAATTAATTATATTGTAGAGTAGGCGAACCCGATATATATAAAGTATGACATGCAAAAACATTGTTTAGAAAGTGAATGGAATAATGTGTTTAGATTAAACGttgtgtttagaatatggatatcAGATATTTAGAAATTGAACATCATCACTAACcgatgttcagaaatttgacacgtgatgtttagcttctaaacgtgtttacaaagtgaacgcaaaattgtgtttataaaagtgtttattttctaaacactgtttttacagtgtattttatatatttacttgtgataaacatctgtataatttCAGATTTAACTGAatgtgttcatcatgattaagAACATATTTTTGTTTGTCAAAAAAATGACTATGGCATAGTGCCTACTTAACGGACCGGAcccgtataggcctacactcgcaAATTAACTCATACAATGTCATAGGCCTATCTATAGTCCACACCGGTCTAGTAGGGCCTATGTCTTTTATCAATATACACACAACATACCGTagctataggcctactgtacagGTAAGAAAAACAAACCAACCTAGTTCTAATAATAGAATTAATTGCCCGGCTCTTAAGAATATTGTTTCATGTAGTAACATAATCGCAATAATAATACACTTATTACGTGTATGACAAAATCGCGGCCGTCGCCTAGTTTGTTCTTATAACCACTGTACTAGCGCCCTCTTCATATAATTATGGTATTTGggcaaatcaaaaaaaaaaaattgaaaaaggtcAACGAAAGGACTTTAGTCTAATAGAACCGTTACACTGTAAATACCTAGCTGTTATGCATTtagctaaattattattattatctacatgtaccttttcaGAAAATCAGGCTTCATATTTAGATGActtcagtcggaagtcggatcgattttcatataggcctatagccaaacaaagacaataattttatTCTGTTGCATATAGTTTTGGAAACACATTGACTAGACTTTCCTTGGAactaaatattcaatttcaatggggttttctgcaaaatgtaactttgcagactctttttacaatcatgtaaaaaactgaaaattgaatacccgacttcagactgattttgctttactAGAACTAGTCATATTTTGTAACATCGTCTACGAAGCGGGGGGGCactccctaattttcaattatgagCGTCACATATACCTTTATATTTTTAATGTATATAGCCATAGCTATGGGTCTCTatgataacataacataacataacataacataacataacataacataacataacataacataacataacatacataacataacatataacagaaaacttttggtgCGCCGCGCTGTTCCTTATGCATTTATATACAAAGAAAAACATCTTAAGGTACACAAAGAAAAAAGCCTTAAATAAATTATGTTATCCAGGAtataataccaaaataagtacacaaATTCCCCTTATAATGTCGCCATAACGTCATAATGTGTGAGCACccttgcaaaattgggaaattctggttataaataaaaaaaagtataggCAGAATTGAGTTTTGGCTACAAATTCTATGAACATTCGATTTTCACCAAATGTTCCCCTCAATATGAAATGCCTATTTTAAACTAACTAACTAATAAGTAAATATCTCTAGGAATACATTATATTTTATACGAGCGAAAATAGTTTTCATCAACACTAAACTTTTACAGTGACTCGTATGTGTCTGTCACCCACCCCTCCCTTTCTAAAGTCGAATATACCAAATGATACCTTTTTGAAGTTGTTACCCGATGACCCTCTTTCTTAGGTTCGGCTACCTTGcccctttttttctagaatttTGCCTTCaacatgtaataaaataatacagaaaCTTTCAATTCTCTTATTGTGTTTCTTGTTGAAAAATTCTACCCATGTCCCCTTTTTTCGGAATTTTATATCAAATGAGccctttttttcatttgtttatcCACAACGACCAGTTTTGAAACAACATACGAGCAGCTTAATATACTCTTACTTTTCTACTTCTAAAGTTGAATCCCCAAGTTAAATCcccattttaaactgttgcgatttggtagttcaaagcatcttgcgaatggtagtgggctttggcaaaatttgcattgatcttTTCATAgagaatgtgtagaagaattcaaatatcacagatatacttttgtaggcctgtggttcttgagttatgttgtaaagaggactgaaacaacaacactttagtaaaacgtacataactcattaacaacaataaattaagcacgttttcaaagtatatgatttgtagaatcaacttttgcaaaacattaaagtgttaattttcattaatatattgattttgataatgaaaatcgatttataGGCTGTTTCGACCAttaatacatcgtgtacccttaagctaaacattttcaaaaatccgTGTTTTACCTAATTTGTAACAACTTGCCCTATAGGTTCTATAGATTGCCTTTTGCCGGGCCGTTTGCTTTTGGTCGGTTAATACCAAACTATTTTTACAGAAGAAATCTGCTTGATATTCTAGTTTTAGTACCCAATATATCATAATTTAAAAGTCCTCTGGCTTAATATTTAGCTTATTCTCGAAGTCTTTTGTCTTCAGACCCCATCCGGTCTGTCTGATGATAGTATTTTATCGGGGCAAAGCAACATCGAACTTGTTGAAATAAATGTTTCGGTCAGTGGAAAAGTTACGCGACTGAAGCTTTGATGATAGTTTCTCGATGGCCTATGGGTGGAGATGGGTGGAGATGGTCGGGAACGGGTTGGGTGGGGTTTTCAAGCAGTCACAGATCATGACTTGCCCAGAttcgttgaacatgttgaaactgTTAGCCGACAAATGTGTATTGACACGTATCTTTAGATGAAAAATAAACCCCTTCctcctttttgttttgttttgaaaaacCCGTAAGAGAAACATGGTTTTTGTTGTTCAGTGAGTATAAAATAATAGACCTAAGCATGTTGCTGGCCGGGGTTGCTGAtaaaaaaaactaataacacaacaCACCTTTAATATCAGTCGTTCCCCGCGCCCGGTCCCCACGCTTTTCATGTGTTCTCTATCTTCAGATAATAAAGCTACTAGTATGCAGCGGAAATTGAGAAACTAATTTGTGGCGAGTGCTAGTAAATTGTTTATTCCGATGTTATCCAGATTTAGCCAAAACAGACTGAAACATTTGCCGAATTTAATCCATCAACCAACTTTTTTTtatgcagaaaaaaattaaagtcTCGCGCCTGCGGAGGATTTTATGTAAATCAGCTCAATGTACCTTTTGATAAATCGCAGATAACGTTTATTAAACCAAACCACAACGTAAAGTGATTAGTAAATGCATTATTTAGATTTGacagatgtacatgtataatcataGACTCTGGGTATAATAAGCCAGATTTTCTGATAAAAACAAAGGCCTGCTCTGTTTTCAGCCAAGGCCGTGCACTATATTCTTGCTTTACCCTCTGGCGGAAGTGACGTCATGGATGTGTCATCGGCATTAAAAAATACGACCGCAGGCAATTTGCCTGTACTGAGATTCTCTGTATACACTGCGCTGGTCATATCGCACACAGTGTACACGGAGTGTACACAAAATAGTAACATTATGGCGATACATCTGAATAGTGTAATATTTTTCGCCATTACAATTCTGCAGGGTTTAAATACCATTAGTGCTATATCTGCAAGAGTGCATCCTGAAGACTTAAATGTTGTTGTTGGTAGTACGGTAACATTAAATTGCGCCGCTGATGATATTGGAACGCACAGTATTTACTGGTATCGGCACTCAACACAATCATATCTGACTAAAAACAGTAAAGTGTTTCACCAGGCAGGGCGATTACGGAATTTCTACCGACGTATCTCCGTTGTGGGTGATGCAAGTCAAGGCGAATACAATCTGAAGATCACTAATGTGTCATTCGATGATGCGGATCGTTATAGCTGTGTGTTCTTCCAAGGGAGTCGATATGTCACAGAATCAAAAGCAGGAGAACTTAAAGTATACGAAGCTCCTGCAGTTGGTTTCCCAAAATGTGACATCAATCCCAATGGTGGTATCGGACCAGGTACCAGAGTGACTATCAAGTGTGTATCCAAACGAGGTACAGGAGCACCGAATTCGCGTCTAGATTGGCACCGATGGTTTGAGATGTTACCTGGTAGTTTTGTACAAGGGAATGATCCAAGAGCTAGCTATGCAACGGAGTTATCTGAACAAGATAACGGAGCAGTGTTTACGTGTATTGAATCAAGTCCTGTTTTAACCATCCCACGTACATGTAATGTGAGGCCATTTCTAATTCCTACCAATGTCACTGTTGTTGCTATCCAGGGTGGTAAGGCATCTAAGAAGAAGACAAAGCAAGAGCAAAACTCTTCTATTGTTGTTGGACAGGAAGCGTTGTTAAGTTGTGAGGTGGAAGCCATCCCACCAGCAACCAATTACACATGGTTTGTTGGTGGTGAACTTGTGGTAGAATCTCCAAAGTTTATCATTGAAAACAATGGAGCGCATTTGAGAATAAGTGATGTGCAACTCTCTGACAATGGAACAGTTATAAAATGCAAAGCATGGAATAGTGTTTTAATTGAAGGATCCGGAGAGACGTTATTAGAAGTTGAGAGATTTATTCGTAGTGCACACACTGCTGGTTCGCATTCCTTTGCACCTTCCAACGTTGCCTATATTATTGGACCTACAGTCGCTCTTATTCTCCTTATATCAATCGTGATATTCTTTGTTGTTAGATTAAGAAACAAGAAATTAGCCCACAGAAGAGGAAGTGATTCTAAAGAAGTGCACCGGGATCATATACGGCCTTCTATGCAAGTAACGCCTTTTATCTCCGAACCTCAGGTTGTTGAAGATTCCAGCCCGGAATCTGATGAAACGGAACCTTTAAATGGAGTTACTATATGTTCAACACCACACGCTGCTATTGTTGAGCATCTAAGAGAGCAACATACTCCAGAAGACACTGAAGTTGAAGTTAATAAAGCTCCTGCAGAAGACACTGCTACAAGAGTGTTAATGGTAGGACGGTTATCGTCAACAACTTCCGAGTGTTCAGTTAACAGAGACCATGATAAGGAAAAAGATGTTGTTAGCAACCAATTATATACAAAGCCTTTAAAACGAGGCAGTAAATCTAAAGTTAGAAGAGGACTGTTGAAGTCAGACATTAGTTTTCCCATCTCGGTTTCCTCGGAGACAGATTCGATTTATATGAACTGTCCAAACACAAATTCTGTTCAACTTGTATAAAGAGTTGTGGCAACTGTTTGAGATTTAAAGTGTCTTTCattcaatttgatttgattttcctCGCTACACTCTAAATAaacattactcaatgttgagtagaGCAACAAAATGAACTCAATAAAATTGtaatcaaaatgagtacaaaatgatcaatattgagTTCCATTTGAATGATTTTGTGTATAATCTGTAATCTCTGTTACCTTTTTACTCAACATCTTGAGTCATTTTTACCGTATTTTATTTAGAGTGTATGAAGCTTAAATGAAGGGACCGTGAACAAAtgattgttgatgaaaaaatgccCTGACACATTATAAAGTGATGATAGCTTCAATTTGCCTTCAACTTCTGTTTATGCATTTGCATGTTATGAATATTTCAAATTCATAGTTACTTGTACTGTATCAATATGTTTGTTATTTGACCATGTtttcattgtttaaaaaaatatgtatgtCGTTTCCAGAAATTGGAGAAGCGTCCATGTACGGACCTCGACCTCTTTCTAGGGTgtgtaaggggcgcaccattagattctcaggggggtaggaagttggggtccggaaaaaaacaagtttttttttttaaattaatttcatgcatttatatacagttaggtggggaacggttttttgggtttttttagtgttggtggggaaggtttttttttgctcatgtagtgggtgaaggtcccccccccccacctgagagtctaatggtgcgtccctaatgtgTATCAAAGTGTGACAAACCACAGATCCCacggaacagatcctggacaaaGCTAGtgacattttaaattaaaatggtACATCTAAGAAAGCAAACTTTTATCTCTTGGATCATAAGTAGGCTTACAGTTTTTGTTTCTTGTTGGAGATTAAACAGTCTATTTTAAAACAGCAAATTGCAAGCATGTGATATACTAGTAGTTTGATGGTTTACGTAAGCCAGCCACTTCCTAATCTCGTGACCGGTGATGTTTATGAAGTACATGTAGGCCCCGATTGTAATAATTAGGCTGCTGCCTTTCTAAAATTTTCATTTCAGAATTCCGTTCAATGGCGTCCATGCTACATAGTCGGTGCTACAGACCCTGTacctatcactatggaccacaatggcctcatcccaaaggcatggtttaataacctcaattaaataacaatcgtgtaaaatttgacctcaagttgcagtagttatatgagtttttgtacccacattttcaaaggtcattcaatgaatgtgcaaatgtattggggttaaagaactgtgccccaatagatgagcatgttgtggatcgtaGTGTATATTAATATCCATTgggagataaactactgggaaccacacactctggGAAACCATCTCGGTGCGCTCGCTACTCGCTATTCGTGGGGCTTCGCGGTTTGTGACTCGTGGCTCGTGTCCCCCTATAAAatcgcgagtagtctttgacaaagactagtaaTGCTACATAACAGCCTACATTGCTGCTTACCGAACTTCTACGCTAAATTATTTACTGTGTCATTCCAAAAATACTTGTGACCTGGCTGACAAATACTTACTGCATTTACCCCAGCAGCACTTCCGAAAACAAATGATAAGTTTGTTTTAGTAGGGAGGGCTTGTACTGAGTGAAAACATAAAAGTTCAACTTCAAAGATGATGTATACGTCATCCATAGCACTTTAGGCGCTGCAAGTATACGACCCATTTAGAATCAGGTATTCTGTATAAGTTAGGTCATTCTtctgatatttttaaattattatttgtatttaaatttgaAAGGTTGGTGATCTGTTTGTCACCTCTTCATTATTCAAAAGCAGattgttttaatcaaattaatttatatatttgaatGCACTCTTTAGTCTTATATGATTTCTTAATGTCTCGTCAATTCCACACCAGAATATTAAAGAATAATGGACGAGGCTCTAttagatccacaacatgctcatctatcagaaaaaaagggcacatttctttaaccccaatacagttgcacattcattgaatgacctttgaaaatttgggtacacaaactcatactccgcaacttgaggtcaaatcttGCTATATGATTgttcaattgaggttattgaactatgtcaatgggatgaggccattgtggtccatattagggtgcatcaaacgcccctcatgtcaatgttattttttgctCATATGATTAAAGTGTGCCACTTGTCAAGTTAAATAAGtggtccaaatttaaattcaaacggAGGTCGGGAAATGGGTCCACCGCGAGCTCAAAGTTTGCCGTGAGGCATCTAGTAGGAAACGTTATAAACTAATAAGGCAGCTATTGATTTATACATAATGTTGTACAGTATACAACAATGGCTGCCTTCAATTGAACTTCCTATGGTACTTAAAATGAACTGTATAATCAACATAACACAATCATTTATAACACTAGCATAAAGGCAGCTATTTAAAGACCTTTAATTGGCAGTtgaaataatagctgccatgtgcattttttgttatttatcaCTATTA
It encodes:
- the LOC140141453 gene encoding hemicentin-1-like, whose amino-acid sequence is MAIHLNSVIFFAITILQGLNTISAISARVHPEDLNVVVGSTVTLNCAADDIGTHSIYWYRHSTQSYLTKNSKVFHQAGRLRNFYRRISVVGDASQGEYNLKITNVSFDDADRYSCVFFQGSRYVTESKAGELKVYEAPAVGFPKCDINPNGGIGPGTRVTIKCVSKRGTGAPNSRLDWHRWFEMLPGSFVQGNDPRASYATELSEQDNGAVFTCIESSPVLTIPRTCNVRPFLIPTNVTVVAIQGGKASKKKTKQEQNSSIVVGQEALLSCEVEAIPPATNYTWFVGGELVVESPKFIIENNGAHLRISDVQLSDNGTVIKCKAWNSVLIEGSGETLLEVERFIRSAHTAGSHSFAPSNVAYIIGPTVALILLISIVIFFVVRLRNKKLAHRRGSDSKEVHRDHIRPSMQVTPFISEPQVVEDSSPESDETEPLNGVTICSTPHAAIVEHLREQHTPEDTEVEVNKAPAEDTATRVLMVGRLSSTTSECSVNRDHDKEKDVVSNQLYTKPLKRGSKSKVRRGLLKSDISFPISVSSETDSIYMNCPNTNSVQLV